From Carassius auratus strain Wakin chromosome 9, ASM336829v1, whole genome shotgun sequence:
AACCAAAGTATGAATTTgtttgtaggtgtgtgtgtgcgtgtgcgtgtgtgtgtgtgtgtgtgtgtgtgtgtgtgaatgtgtctaCATGAGAATGAAAgagcatgtgtgtatgtgctagACTTTATTTTAGCCCCCACCCCCAAAAAACATTAGTTTTAAACTCTAAATGTTAATTTGTCTGAAAACCATTTCTGTTTCTATAATGAACTTTGATCAAAATGATGAAAGTTCACAATACTTTAAATCTCATGATcatcaattatatatatcacattaCGTCCTTTGTTTCCACCCTATTCTGAATTCACCTTCTGATTTTCAACTGTTGGATGAATTTACCCATTTTTGACTACTGATTGTATAATaacctttgttttttatgttggtCACTTTCAATGACAGTGCAAAAAAATATCAGTTTGAGTACATCCCAccccattttattttaatttgattgtggctttttctttgaattttttaataaaaatgatttacatcCATAACTGTTTGTCCTTCAAATTCTTGCACTCTGATTTTGTTAAGATTCTAATAAAATCGTATTCCATGTATGAAAATAGATACTCTAAACATTTTAGTTCTAGTGATCTCTTGCAGTTCACTTCTGCACCTATTCTATGCTCATTTATTAGTCATTTCAAAATGTGACACAGTTTCTTTTGTGAATAATAGTCCCACTATTCAATACTAGTAATTTAGTGTGGTAACTTTGTTTCTTAGTCATTAAAAACAGAGAGAGGGAAAAGAAGATTGTAAAATATTCTTtgaactttcattttattatgctCACGTTCTATGATAACCTCTTGATAACAGgtcctaattaatattcattagccTATCCTTCACCATAGTATTATGGATTCGTGAGCTGTTACATCCTCTTCTTTCGGGAAATCAGAATGGTCAGGAACCTCTTCAGTATTCATGAGCCAAGCCATCGCATCCGACTCAGTGTTCGGTGATGCTGAGGATGCGCAGCCCGGGATGCTGCGCGGTCACATCACATTGCGCGGAGGGGCGGAGTTAGTGCGCATGAGCAACACATTATTGCCTTCATTGATAAAAATCCTTTGTGTTAACGTTTCAACATCTAATCTCACTGTAGCTTTCGGCGCATTTCATCACTTCATAAGGTAAGTCATTTATTAAAAGTCGTATCGCATGGAAATAACTATACTTTGAATTTACAGTGATCCGTCTGTCAGTTCAAACAGTCAAATTATGCTTCATCCGGAAACCGGTCGCTAGATGTGCATgcctttatttcattattttaaatagacaTAAATAGTTATGTTTCCCCTTTTTACGTTTATAAACGTGAAATACATAAGCTTTGCTTGGGCTATATGTCGggtttaatttttaatgtaagtTTGCGCAGATGTTCAGATATTACAGGACTATGTCATACTGGGACCCTATAGTATTAGATGTTACAGTAGTTATTGTGTAGCTTGATGCGTTACATTATGAATActtcattttagcattttttagatatttctAAATATGTAATGTATTGGGGTATGTGAATAGCACATATTTACATGCTGTTACAGTCATCTGGGAATCAGCAATGGCATCGCGTACAGGACCAAGAGCTGCAGGGACTGATGGGAGTGATTTTAAACATAGAGAGAAAGTGGCTTCTCACTATCAGATGAGGTAACTAAAACTTATACTCTCACAGCAATATAACATATCCAATAACTGCTAATATGTATCCTATATCAGAATATGTATCTGAACTTTGAATATGTCTTTCAGTGCTTCATTGAAATCAGAGATTAAGAAGCTCACCGTAGTGCATTTCTTCATATGGATACTGGTGGCTGCTCAGGTGGCTGTTAGTCAACTGAATCTGGTGTCACATGATCTGGTGGCCATGCCCTATCAGTGGGAGTATCCATATCTTTTGAGTCTCCTGCCCTCGCTTATTGGAGCCCTGGCCATGCCAAAAAACAACATCAGCTATCTGGTGATCTCCATGATCAGTGCTGGTTTGTTCTCAGTGGCACCCTTGATTTTTGGTGCAATGGAAATGTTTCCACTGGCCCAGCAGTTGTACCGACATGGAAAAGCTTACCGGTTTATCTTTGGTTTCTCTGCCGTTTCTGTGATGTATCTACTCATGGTGATCGCTATTCAGGTGCACGCATGGCAAATCTACTACAGCAAGAAGCTTTTAGATGCCTGGTTCAACTCAAcacaagagaagaagaagaaataaagatACTATTGAATTCATCCACCCTCTTTTTCTGTCTCAGTTGTtacaatgcatgcatttattcacatgttaaaattatgtttatatttttaattgtttaattgtttattattattttaatgttattttaaacctGAAATTCTGTTTGTTTACAAAATGCTTAGTCCATGTCAAGAATACAGAGCCATTCAATTTGTATTACTTTacaatgaaatcaaaataaatgaaatattttcttgtaatttatttcaaactaattatttaattgtaagcTTCAGTTAGGCTAAATAATAGCCTATAATAATCTAGCATGAtctataaatttttcttttttttcagctcataTTATCAatactttcatttattattttattttgtaaattgttttggtTTGGCTATTCACTAGAAATATACTTCTGACACAACATtttcacacattatttttatagacCAAGAGGCACTACATCAGTATCTGGTGAGAGGGGAgagaaatctaaaatattttcccTTATGTGAATGGAGGCTTCAATAAACCTATAAAGCTTTATGTCTAATTGTtcatatttcttaaaaaacaaacaaaaaaaaaacaaaaaactgtagaTTATTTGTGGTTAATAATGATTCCTCTAGTGGGTTggataaagaaaaatatatatattcttacccaaacacaatttataaaacaaacacaacatacaacagagagagagagagagagagagagagagagagagagagagagagagagagagaaactgattAGACCCCATTATATATTTGGCAAACAGTATGGTTGAATGAAAGAATCAGGTACAGATAAATTCATTGAAACTTCAATTTTATGCGTTTAAATgaacatattaatttaatttttaatatatttatattattttggttAACAAAATGAGGTCAGACGCCATATAGGCCACCTCATGATGAGCAGTAATTAAATTTACATGACAGTGTAAGCAGTGTCCGGATAGCGCGCATGCGCGGTTCTGGTTTTGCCACGTACAGGTCGCAGTGAGGCGTTTCCGATCATCAGTCAGTCAGGCGTCGTTCAGCTAAAGTCCAGGACACACAGGCTGCTGCTGGGATTGACACGTCCAAACCACCAGGTAGAGACTCGGGGCTTCTCCTACAAACATTCACATACTTTTATATAGTCActttagagttttttttaaaggcatctctaaaaataaatcattaacgTTAGTGGTTGGTTAGCCGGTTGTCAAGCAAACTAGcattagcttagcttagcttagccTGTGAGAAACTAgggcaagctaaaaaaaaaatcaagagagACGTTTTGTACAAAACTCAGTGTTTTTAAGCCACTACGTTGCGTAATGTAATAATCGCATTTAAAACACAGACATAATTGTTGGTGTAATTCAACTGAGATTTGATCACagtatttaatattgttttttttctccggGAGAATTGACACGTTCAGAGCTTTATTTTGCAGGAAGTTGCTGCATCATCAGGTGAACGAGGCCTGATGAGATCATTTGAAAGGATCATTCTTTGGCAAGACATTTAAACGTCATGCTGGTGCGATGATGGAAAGTGGCCTGATGTGTGTTGTGATCCAGAAACCACATATTTTTGCTCTTCTAAAcgatgtttaatattattttctgagTCATTACGCAGACGCTTGACAAATAAGACACGAGTAAATGCAAATGCGTTTGCCATGCATTACCAGTTTTCTTTCGAAATTTTCGTTCTTGATCCAGCGGGCAAGAAGTCAAGAGTTTCATTCACGATGGCTGTCATTAAGTTCAATATGAGATAAATACAGGTCTGTCTACATACTGCATAGTACTAGGATGAATTATGGGTAAACTAATCAGAGTAAGAGTCAAGATTCTCCTGATAAGATTGTGCCTGATtgatcacacacactctcagacggTTTGTATTTTGATCTAAATCCCCAAATGTTTCTCCCTATAATCATGCTTGAGGCCAGAGTCTGAGTTAAGAATGATTGTAGGCCATCTGCAACTGCCAAATCATCTTAGATCTCATGACCCTTAGACTTTTATCGTATGTCccaataatatacagtagcacTTGTTCGATTCGACCTCATAGATGACACATTAGACTATGGGTTTCCAAGTAAGACAAGTCTTTCACtcacatatttatattcataacaaAAGCATGGTAGTTAGCGCTGAGTATAGACACTCATTAAGTGACAAATATAAGATTTCATGGTTAACTGTTGTGTTGCGAGAGGAATTCTCGGTACTTCTGATAGAATAACTTAATAATTGAGCCTTCACAGATCATGTCATTGGTTTTACTCTGGTCTGTTAGCTCTGCATATGCCTACATTTAATGTTGGCCTAGTTATCACTGCTGCAGCTCTGATAGTATGTTTGGTTTCAGTTTGTTCCTGTACTATCAAATGAGATCTTATGAGCATGTGATGTATTAAATAGTGATAACTATTCTGCTACTTTAAAAgtgtagaaacatttttttaattcagtatttttagtattgttgatttaatttaaattttactcAAAATTTTGTTTCATTTGCCATTGTACTAAATGGGGTTATAAACTCCATATTTTTAGTTTCTCTATAAATATACTAgacaatattttcaataaaattgtCCTTTATTTCCAGCAGTATGAATGGCCAGCTGGACTTGAGTGGGAAGCTGATCATTAAAGCTCAGCTGGGCGATGATATCCGCCGTATCCCCATCCACAATGAAGACATCACCTACGACGAGCTCCTGCTGATGATGCAGCGAGTCTTCCGTGGGCAGCTACAGAGCAGCGATGAAGTTGCCATCAAATATAAGGATGAAGGTCAGTTTTGGACTTCAAAGCATGCATGTATCATAAATTTACCAACTTAAAAGCTTATAGTAACTGGACACCATGCATATGTATATTTAACCATGTTTTTATCATGTAGTATAAAATTATAAGATCTGTAGATGTTCTGAATAGACTCGCATAGGGGTTTTGGTATAGATCCCATAACTCTCTTGTGATTTTACATGTGAtagttttattttgcattcaacTGCAGCTGTTCAAGTACTCCATTCATTCTCTGGTATTcttttaatcattaatatttttgctCTCTTCCAGATGATGACCTTATCACCATCTTTGACAGTTCTGATTTGTCCTTTGCAATCCAGTGCAGTAGAATATTGAAGCTCACTCTTTTTGGTAAGAAATCAGCACTGGTTAAGGGTTTTCGCCTCATCCTGATGTTAAGGAATATATCTGCACAAGATACCAGAAAGGAGCATGAAATTAATGTTGTATTTCCTTGTAAAGCACAGTTTACGTGTAGCAGTATTCAAATACTAAATTATGTAATGCATATCCTGAAGTTAATCAGCGTTAAAAGTAGTCCCACCTTAAAAGTGCAATGTAGAACAACATAGTTTAAATAATTTGCTTTAAAAGGTGAAATGTGAAGCACAGCCAGTTAGGTTTCAGTTGTAAATTTTATTTCTGTTCctcagtttgtaaaatacacaagtTATTTTCTGTTATAAATGACAAGAGGCCACAGATACAGGCACAACAACGCCGTTCTCGTCAGTGCTAATCATGCCTAGAGTTCAGGTCAGTGCACATGTATAGGTTTGTGTTACCTGCAGGGAGATCAGATTCCAAAAACGCTTCAGTGCTCATAGTGTCCCTTTACAGAATAACAAAAAGGTTCACAGGACTATAAGAACCAAGCAGCTCATTTGAGCAACATACCTTTTTATATAGTTGGCAGCtctgaaatattttattgaacaGAATGTAGTCAAAGCCTGTAGTTGTTTTAACTCTTTTATATGGTGTTTTACATACTAAAATAAGAGGCATATCAAGTTTAAGCTTCTTGATATCTCAATGTGTCTTTGTGACCCAGAAAACAGTGTTGTTCTATAACCTTGGGGTTAAAAAGGACTCTCTGTTAAGAACATAATCCCACATAGCATGGGTGGTGTAATATTGCGGAGTTAAGCTCTTTTAATCTTAAAAATGCTGAACTTGGTAATATTTCATCCAACCAGGAGATGTCGTTTTTCTCTCGCGGGATAAACACAGCTTCAGCTCTTAGAGTCCAGTAGAGGGCACAATAGAACAAGATTTGAACCGGTAATGAGTTCATGTGTTTGGCTTTGTAAGGTTATCAGCAGGGATTTTGGAGCCAATGGAATATTCAAATCTGGTGGTGACCCCTTTAAGTGTGACTCAAGTGTCCAAATATTTGTTGGTCCACTAATGTGATTTAACATAACATGGACTTTAAACATATCTCAGTTTAACAGATGTTAACAGATGTAACGCGCTACTCCAAACAGAAAGGATATTTGTTCTCTAAAAACATACATTGACCATTCGCCTCAGATATTTGAACAAGGAAGGTTTACATAAAGAAGTGGTTCTAAACCAGGAGGCAAGAGAtgataatttaaaatcatttcaaTTATAATGAAACAAGcaagatattttgtatattcatctgtttcatttgttttatttaaagaaacccCGGATTAATGAGGAAGTATCctgaaaagtaatttaaatatataaaaaaaagaaaaaaaaagaagtacattTAACTATTCATAAGCTCTGAAATATTTTATTGGGtagaaattgtaaatattaaatgagTAAAAATCACTATCCAATAAATCACAAATTACTTTGTAAGGAAAATGTTTGGTTAAAATAAGAGGGAACACTGAAGAACATTCAGCTcctgaaactttttttaatttacagaaaCTGAAAGCCCATAAactaaaaataagttttgaaaGCAAAACTAGGGCCTTTTAATTAATATAGTTGTGGACAACTGAGGGACTTGGAGTCAAAacgtttgagaaccactgactgaagagaaagttcacccaaaactttACACTCAAGGTCAGTGGGATCCAGTGATTCCAATTTTTcaatcttttgtgttctgcacaaAATAAACTCATACGGGTGAGTAAAAATGAGTGAtagcaattttcattttggatgaactattcctttaggatAGATTAGGTCATCTTACAGACTTTAAGTCTGCTCTCAATCACGTGAGCTGTGCTGAAAAGCCACTCTCTTTGACTGGTACATGGCACAAACAAATATTCTCAAGAGAGGAAAATCGGACCCGGTTACTTGCCATTAACGTCATGCTCTGTTCTAGCAATTTTTGGCTCACGGCGGTACATCTGCACTGCAGTGTCAGTGCCAGTTCTCAGCATCTGCCGACTACTCTTCAAATGTGTCATCTTAAATGCTGCAGAGGCTGTAGATTTGGGCTGCTTGATTCATACACTATATTACACCGTGATTTATTTATCAAATCTAGCCAAAATCAAAGGTTGCAGTCTGTGCGGATTTAACTAAATCCACTATTTATGACAATGAAAGAGCTGATTTAAGTACCAACTCAAAATACATGTGTTTCTtttcctaataaaaataaatgaataccttTTGGTCAAGTCTGCACTCTGCACTGTCCAAAGCCTCCCTGCTCCAGCCAGATGATGTCATggcttgtagcaaatgtagcccTGCCCTTTGCTGGATGCTTTAACTAGTCAAAGAGAATTTTGGAAAGAAGATTTTAAGAGTT
This genomic window contains:
- the LOC113109290 gene encoding protein jagunal homolog 1-A, which codes for MASRTGPRAAGTDGSDFKHREKVASHYQMSASLKSEIKKLTVVHFFIWILVAAQVAVSQLNLVSHDLVAMPYQWEYPYLLSLLPSLIGALAMPKNNISYLVISMISAGLFSVAPLIFGAMEMFPLAQQLYRHGKAYRFIFGFSAVSVMYLLMVIAIQVHAWQIYYSKKLLDAWFNSTQEKKKK